In the Gymnodinialimonas sp. 202GB13-11 genome, one interval contains:
- a CDS encoding ABC transporter substrate-binding protein, with the protein MNRYLVASALALATALPAQSETFRWAATTDPQTMDPHAVSSAPVLGFLNNVYEGLVRRGRDMSIEGALAESWEPLPDGAGWRFNLREGVTFHGGEAFSAEDVLFSYERASSEDSDVSSWFAPVSDVVVVDEFTVDILTSSPQPIFPDSIANWMIMDSGWAAENGADRPARDAENFATRNVNGTGAFMVQSRQPDLETVLVPFDGWWGEVEHNVTEAIFTPIQNSATAVAALLSGDIDLIDPVPVQDAARVNDADGVYVLDGIEARVIMLGYAHDHETLLNGDPNIFADVRVRQAVGHAVNVPAILQAIMGGVAEEASQLVSPAMRGYSEAASERPAYDPDLARSLIAEAGADGANFTLSCPNDRYLNDEAVCQAIVAMLAQVGLNATLDAMPVSNYWPELREDNFDMYLLGWSPGTFDAEHPIRFLVHTNGERLGTWNFGGYSNPRIDELLPLIQSEIDDSARQAMLDEAAQIIQDDAVYNTMYVQPLLWGVRDGIELTQRPDNFFILRWVTVGAEN; encoded by the coding sequence ATGAACCGCTATCTCGTCGCCAGCGCCTTGGCGCTTGCCACTGCCCTTCCGGCGCAGTCCGAAACCTTCCGTTGGGCGGCAACAACCGACCCGCAGACAATGGACCCGCACGCGGTCTCATCTGCGCCTGTTCTTGGTTTTCTGAACAACGTCTATGAAGGCCTCGTCCGCAGAGGCCGCGACATGTCCATCGAAGGCGCTCTGGCAGAAAGCTGGGAGCCTCTGCCCGACGGCGCAGGCTGGCGGTTCAACCTGCGCGAAGGTGTGACGTTCCACGGCGGCGAAGCGTTCTCGGCCGAAGACGTGCTCTTCAGCTATGAGCGTGCAAGCTCTGAGGACAGCGACGTCAGCAGCTGGTTCGCCCCAGTGTCGGACGTTGTTGTGGTGGACGAGTTCACAGTCGATATCCTGACCTCCTCTCCGCAACCAATTTTTCCCGACAGCATCGCCAATTGGATGATCATGGACAGCGGTTGGGCGGCTGAAAACGGTGCAGATCGCCCGGCCCGCGACGCAGAGAACTTTGCGACCCGCAACGTGAATGGCACCGGTGCCTTCATGGTCCAATCGCGCCAGCCTGATCTAGAGACAGTCCTTGTGCCGTTTGACGGCTGGTGGGGTGAGGTCGAGCATAATGTGACCGAAGCCATCTTCACACCGATCCAGAACTCCGCCACCGCCGTGGCCGCGCTTCTGTCCGGTGACATCGACCTAATCGACCCGGTGCCGGTGCAGGACGCCGCACGAGTCAACGATGCAGATGGAGTCTACGTGCTGGATGGCATCGAGGCCCGCGTCATCATGTTGGGCTATGCCCATGACCATGAGACGCTGCTGAACGGTGATCCGAACATCTTCGCCGATGTCCGCGTACGTCAGGCCGTGGGCCACGCTGTGAACGTGCCCGCGATCTTGCAGGCCATCATGGGCGGCGTGGCGGAAGAGGCGAGCCAGCTCGTCAGCCCTGCCATGCGCGGCTATTCCGAGGCCGCGTCCGAGCGTCCGGCCTATGACCCGGACCTTGCCCGTTCGCTGATTGCCGAGGCCGGCGCTGACGGCGCGAACTTCACGCTTTCCTGCCCCAATGACCGCTACCTGAATGATGAAGCCGTGTGTCAGGCCATCGTCGCGATGCTGGCGCAGGTCGGGCTGAACGCAACGCTCGATGCGATGCCGGTATCGAACTACTGGCCGGAACTGCGTGAAGACAATTTCGACATGTACCTGCTTGGCTGGTCGCCCGGCACCTTTGACGCCGAGCATCCGATCCGCTTCCTTGTCCACACCAATGGCGAGCGTTTGGGCACTTGGAACTTCGGTGGCTACTCCAATCCCCGCATTGATGAGCTGCTGCCGTTGATCCAGTCAGAGATCGACGACAGCGCCCGTCAGGCGATGCTGGATGAAGCCGCGCAGATCATCCAGGACGATGCGGTCTACAACACCATGTACGTGCAGCCGCTTCTGTGGGGTGTGCGTGACGGGATCGAATTGACCCAGCGACCCGACAACTTCTTCATCCTGCGCTGGGTGACGGTCGGCGCCGAGAACTAA
- a CDS encoding ABC transporter ATP-binding protein has protein sequence MSLLEIENLTVEFPTRRQVFTAVKNAHLSVEPGEIHGLVGESGAGKSTIGAAVMGLLDRPGRIAGGIIRYKGEEISGLDADAMRSLRGKKISMIFQDPLTSLNPLFTVRQQLVETISEHLDVTDDEANQRARDLIDRVGIPDPETRLDQYPHQFSGGMRQRVVIALALCSEPDVIIADEPTTALDVSIQAQILELIKDLTRERQVGVILITHDMGVIADTTDKVTVMYMGEVVESGSTEQVLGQPNHPYTKSLIAAVPRPTVKLHRFPLISYGGRVTEFAIEDLKRNWPSMDVDRSKPLVEAKGLTKTFLQKRAILPRNREYFTAVDQVRFDIKEGEVFGLVGESGSGKSTIARMIAGLYPVDGGEVWFDGKQVAPMPGGVPDDFRKQIQMIFQDPYSSLNPRMRVDEIVAEPARHHGLLAGQALKDRVAELLDRVGLGAEAGLKYPHEFSGGQRQRISIARALATQPRFLICDEPTSALDVSIQAQILNILKDLQEHLGLTMLFISHDLPVVRQMCDRVGVMKNGELVEVAETERLFANPQHPYTQSLLSLMPRLDGLSDEGLAVA, from the coding sequence ATGAGCCTCCTCGAAATCGAAAACCTCACCGTCGAATTCCCGACCCGCCGTCAGGTCTTTACTGCTGTGAAGAATGCCCACCTCTCCGTTGAACCCGGCGAAATCCACGGCCTTGTCGGCGAGTCCGGTGCGGGCAAATCCACCATCGGCGCGGCCGTCATGGGCCTGCTCGACCGCCCCGGTCGCATCGCGGGCGGGATCATCCGGTATAAGGGTGAGGAAATCTCCGGCCTCGACGCGGACGCCATGCGGTCCCTGCGCGGCAAGAAGATCTCCATGATCTTCCAGGACCCGTTGACCTCGCTCAACCCGCTCTTCACCGTGCGGCAGCAGTTGGTGGAGACGATATCTGAGCATCTCGACGTCACCGATGATGAGGCCAACCAACGCGCCCGCGACCTGATCGACCGCGTCGGCATTCCCGACCCTGAGACGCGCCTCGACCAATATCCGCACCAATTCTCCGGCGGCATGCGGCAGCGCGTGGTCATAGCACTCGCGCTCTGTTCCGAGCCCGACGTCATCATCGCCGATGAGCCCACAACCGCGCTCGACGTCTCGATCCAGGCGCAGATCTTGGAGCTGATCAAGGACCTCACCCGCGAGCGGCAAGTGGGTGTGATCCTGATCACCCACGACATGGGTGTGATTGCCGATACGACTGACAAGGTAACGGTCATGTATATGGGCGAGGTGGTGGAGTCGGGCTCAACCGAACAGGTCCTCGGCCAGCCCAACCATCCCTACACCAAAAGCCTCATCGCCGCCGTCCCCCGCCCTACGGTCAAGCTGCACCGCTTTCCGCTGATCTCCTACGGTGGGCGCGTAACAGAATTCGCGATCGAAGACCTGAAGCGTAACTGGCCGTCGATGGACGTGGACCGTTCCAAGCCACTGGTAGAGGCCAAAGGGCTGACAAAGACCTTCCTGCAAAAGCGCGCCATCCTGCCGCGCAACCGCGAATACTTCACCGCCGTCGATCAGGTGCGGTTCGACATCAAAGAAGGCGAAGTTTTTGGGTTGGTGGGCGAAAGCGGTTCCGGAAAATCCACCATCGCGCGGATGATTGCGGGGCTCTACCCCGTCGATGGCGGCGAGGTCTGGTTCGACGGCAAGCAAGTCGCACCCATGCCCGGCGGCGTGCCGGATGATTTCCGCAAGCAGATCCAGATGATCTTTCAGGATCCTTATTCGTCGCTCAATCCGCGGATGCGCGTGGATGAGATCGTGGCCGAACCAGCGCGCCATCATGGGCTATTGGCAGGCCAAGCGCTGAAGGATCGTGTGGCGGAACTGCTTGACCGCGTGGGCCTTGGCGCGGAAGCGGGCCTGAAATACCCGCACGAATTCTCCGGCGGGCAGCGGCAGCGCATTTCCATCGCGCGCGCTCTCGCCACGCAGCCGCGCTTCCTGATCTGTGATGAGCCGACCTCAGCGCTGGACGTGTCGATCCAGGCGCAGATCCTGAACATCCTAAAGGATTTGCAGGAACATCTGGGCCTGACGATGCTGTTCATCAGCCATGACCTGCCCGTGGTGCGCCAGATGTGCGACCGGGTGGGTGTGATGAAAAACGGCGAGCTGGTTGAAGTGGCCGAGACCGAAAGGCTCTTCGCCAACCCGCAGCATCCCTATACGCAAAGCCTGCTGTCGCTGATGCCACGTCTGGATGGTCTGAGTGACGAAGGTTTGGCGGTGGCGTAA
- a CDS encoding alpha-mannosidase, whose protein sequence is MRLTAEKVAQRLRLIAPMVAARRAPIDLFVLEELPDATARPDLSLFACNASGPRLDWNAYWGGQDMHFVLRSRFTVPKGWRHPALHLPLGVAGDIFTHPEGLLHIDGEAIASADRYHHTIEIPARFADGLPHDLLIHGWTGLSGWPPDPNNRTQLLMKECSVIEIDRALEGFQTMAEVALDLCSELNDNRPEKHAILTALDQAFLTLDTRDPMGEDFRRSVAPATAKLLEGLEKAGPSLDIHLHAAGHAHMDVAYLWPIAQIRQKNARTYSNVLRLMEKHPEFQFSHSQPQLYDWTAEDFPEIFEGIKTRVAQGRWEVLGGMWVEPDANMPGPEALVRQIALARRYCDETFGEGAETPVLWLPDTFGFPGCLPQLMKQAGLRWFVTNKVNWNQYNQMPASTTWWEGIDGSRVMAQFLTTPREVQHLPFPTNYKSDLTAEEVVGTWSRSTVKDRVRDLLICYGYGDGGGGPTDELIRKAKVWSAMPGAPQLKPSTVRAFFEALEDKAQNLPVWQGEFYLEGHRGVLTSQGWIKRANRKAEVALHDAELAMALAMVRGRAPEDLRAAWQRLCTNQFHDILTGTSIGAVFEDARADFDWIMQQVEGVLARAGAALVPEGADWLVLDGAPLPGPRQVVLDAPAAENGRALPAQTVADGVLVEMPEGASLSARALQRAETGAQVDGARASMAENGGAVLENDLLRVEIGDHGMIARLYDKRAGRDVLKPEALGNRLELFEDRPVSWDAWDIDIFFEDRGELVGGLTRIDVLETGPLRAIVEVERAFRQSRITQRIVLRRGSARVDFETDVDWHETHLLLKAAFPVDIRASRATFDIQWGQIDRPTHRNTSWDAAQFEVPAQKWADLSEGDYGVALLNDCKYGYDVRDDVLRLSLIKSATMPDAGADQGAHRFTYALLPHLGNTRVDVRAESYALNYPPRVLRGPGQGSLAAPLVRSLSDRAVIETVKPAEDGDGVIVRLFEAHATRGPVDLAVSDAVTAVEQVGLLEDGGTPLALTDGTLSFPLSPYEIVTLRLRLH, encoded by the coding sequence ATGCGACTGACGGCGGAGAAAGTGGCCCAACGCCTGCGGCTGATCGCACCCATGGTGGCGGCGCGTCGGGCGCCCATTGACCTATTTGTGTTGGAAGAATTGCCGGATGCGACGGCGCGCCCCGATCTAAGCCTGTTTGCCTGCAACGCCTCTGGCCCACGGTTGGACTGGAATGCCTATTGGGGCGGACAGGATATGCATTTCGTCCTGCGGTCGCGCTTTACAGTGCCCAAAGGCTGGCGGCATCCCGCGCTGCACCTGCCTTTGGGCGTGGCGGGGGATATTTTCACCCATCCCGAGGGCTTGCTCCATATCGACGGCGAAGCGATTGCCTCCGCTGACCGGTATCATCACACGATCGAAATCCCCGCTCGCTTCGCCGATGGTCTGCCCCACGATTTGCTGATCCACGGCTGGACAGGTCTGTCGGGCTGGCCGCCGGATCCGAACAATCGCACGCAGCTTCTGATGAAGGAATGCTCCGTGATCGAGATCGACAGGGCGCTGGAAGGGTTCCAGACGATGGCGGAGGTGGCGCTCGATCTGTGTTCAGAACTGAACGACAACCGCCCCGAAAAACACGCGATCCTGACGGCGCTCGATCAGGCGTTCCTGACCCTCGATACACGCGATCCGATGGGCGAGGACTTCCGCCGCTCGGTCGCGCCGGCCACGGCCAAGCTATTGGAGGGACTCGAAAAAGCGGGGCCGTCGCTGGACATTCACCTGCACGCGGCGGGCCATGCACATATGGATGTGGCCTATCTCTGGCCCATCGCACAGATCCGGCAGAAGAACGCGCGGACCTATTCCAACGTGCTGCGGCTGATGGAGAAGCACCCGGAATTCCAATTCAGCCATTCGCAACCGCAACTCTACGATTGGACGGCAGAGGATTTCCCCGAGATCTTTGAGGGCATCAAGACCCGCGTGGCCCAAGGCCGGTGGGAGGTTCTGGGGGGTATGTGGGTAGAACCCGACGCGAACATGCCGGGGCCAGAGGCGCTAGTGCGCCAGATCGCACTGGCCCGGCGCTATTGTGACGAGACGTTCGGCGAAGGGGCCGAGACACCCGTTTTATGGTTGCCCGATACCTTCGGGTTTCCTGGCTGTCTGCCGCAATTGATGAAACAGGCCGGGCTGCGTTGGTTCGTGACCAACAAAGTGAACTGGAACCAATACAACCAGATGCCCGCCTCAACCACTTGGTGGGAGGGGATCGACGGCTCCCGCGTGATGGCGCAATTCCTTACGACCCCGCGCGAAGTTCAGCACCTACCGTTTCCAACCAACTACAAATCCGACCTGACGGCGGAGGAGGTTGTGGGAACTTGGTCTCGCTCTACCGTGAAGGATCGCGTGCGCGATTTGCTGATCTGTTACGGCTATGGCGATGGCGGCGGTGGGCCAACGGATGAATTGATCCGCAAGGCCAAGGTCTGGTCGGCCATGCCGGGTGCCCCACAACTCAAGCCCTCAACGGTGCGGGCGTTCTTTGAGGCGCTGGAGGACAAGGCGCAGAACCTGCCGGTCTGGCAGGGGGAGTTCTATCTGGAAGGCCATCGCGGGGTTCTGACCAGCCAGGGCTGGATCAAACGGGCCAACCGCAAGGCTGAAGTCGCGCTGCACGACGCGGAGCTGGCCATGGCGCTGGCGATGGTGCGCGGACGCGCGCCCGAGGATCTGAGGGCTGCGTGGCAGCGGCTTTGCACCAACCAGTTCCATGACATCCTGACCGGTACCTCAATAGGTGCGGTGTTCGAGGATGCGCGCGCCGATTTCGACTGGATCATGCAGCAGGTTGAAGGGGTGCTTGCGCGCGCCGGGGCGGCGTTGGTCCCGGAGGGTGCGGATTGGCTCGTGCTGGACGGCGCCCCGTTGCCGGGACCGCGGCAGGTTGTGCTTGACGCGCCAGCCGCCGAGAACGGCAGGGCCTTACCTGCCCAAACCGTTGCAGATGGCGTGCTGGTTGAAATGCCGGAAGGAGCGTCGCTTTCGGCCCGCGCCCTGCAAAGGGCCGAGACCGGCGCGCAGGTGGATGGTGCGCGCGCCTCTATGGCGGAGAATGGCGGGGCGGTTCTGGAAAACGACCTGCTGCGCGTCGAGATCGGTGATCACGGCATGATCGCGCGGCTCTACGACAAACGCGCCGGGCGCGATGTTCTGAAACCCGAGGCGCTCGGCAACCGTTTGGAACTGTTCGAAGACCGCCCTGTCAGCTGGGATGCTTGGGACATCGATATCTTCTTTGAAGATCGCGGTGAATTGGTCGGCGGGTTGACCCGGATCGACGTGCTAGAGACAGGCCCCTTGCGCGCGATCGTTGAGGTCGAGCGCGCGTTTCGTCAGAGCCGGATCACGCAGCGGATTGTGCTGCGGCGTGGCTCCGCCCGGGTCGATTTCGAAACGGACGTGGATTGGCACGAGACGCACTTGCTGCTGAAAGCGGCCTTCCCCGTCGATATTCGGGCGAGCCGCGCGACCTTTGACATTCAATGGGGTCAGATCGACCGGCCCACCCATCGCAATACCTCCTGGGATGCCGCTCAGTTTGAGGTGCCAGCGCAAAAATGGGCGGACCTGAGCGAGGGCGACTACGGCGTCGCGCTGCTCAACGATTGCAAATACGGCTACGATGTGCGCGACGATGTGTTGCGCCTGTCACTGATCAAATCTGCCACGATGCCAGATGCCGGAGCTGACCAGGGCGCGCACCGCTTCACCTACGCATTGCTGCCGCATCTGGGTAACACGCGCGTGGATGTGCGGGCCGAATCCTATGCGCTGAACTATCCGCCGCGTGTTCTGCGCGGGCCCGGGCAGGGGAGCTTGGCCGCGCCCTTGGTGCGCAGCCTGTCAGACCGCGCAGTGATCGAGACGGTGAAACCGGCCGAGGATGGCGATGGCGTGATTGTGCGCTTGTTCGAGGCCCATGCAACGCGCGGGCCGGTGGATTTGGCAGTCTCGGATGCGGTCACTGCCGTCGAACAGGTTGGCCTGCTTGAAGACGGCGGCACCCCCCTTGCGCTTACGGACGGAACGTTATCCTTCCCGCTCTCGCCCTACGAGATCGTGACCTTGCGCCTGAGATTGCACTGA
- a CDS encoding ABC transporter permease — protein MLSFILRRVFQSVLVLLVVGLVAFAMFRFVGDPIDTMLGQERTLQDIERLREQLGLNKPFFLQYWDFLVRAVQGDLGISYRQGRPVAEIIVERLPATLELALVSGALALFFGIVLGIFTAIRRDGITANFVMSVSLIGVSLPTFLIGVLLIYGFGVGIDIRIPFTDTVINTGGMPTFGRGDTVDLGWWTTGFATWDGVQSIILPAITLGLYQMTLIMRLVRAEMLEVLRADYIRFARARGLGDRAINFRHALKNTMVPVITVTGLQLGSIIAFAIITETVFQWPGVGLLFINAIQFVDIPVMAAYLMLISVMFVAINLIVDLLYVLIDPRLRVS, from the coding sequence ATGCTCAGCTTCATCCTTCGACGCGTCTTTCAATCCGTGCTGGTCCTCTTGGTTGTGGGGCTTGTCGCATTCGCCATGTTCCGGTTCGTGGGCGACCCGATCGACACGATGCTGGGGCAAGAGCGCACGCTGCAGGATATTGAGCGGCTTCGAGAACAGCTTGGCCTAAACAAGCCCTTCTTCTTGCAATACTGGGATTTCCTCGTGCGCGCCGTGCAGGGTGATCTGGGGATTTCCTACCGGCAAGGCCGCCCGGTGGCCGAGATCATCGTCGAACGGCTGCCTGCTACACTTGAGCTTGCATTGGTTTCCGGCGCGCTGGCGCTGTTTTTCGGGATCGTTTTGGGCATTTTCACCGCGATCCGCCGCGATGGGATCACTGCGAACTTCGTCATGAGCGTCAGCCTTATTGGCGTGTCGCTGCCAACCTTCCTGATCGGGGTCTTGCTGATCTACGGTTTCGGGGTGGGCATCGACATCCGCATCCCGTTCACCGACACAGTGATCAATACCGGCGGCATGCCCACCTTCGGGCGTGGCGATACGGTTGATCTTGGCTGGTGGACGACAGGCTTTGCCACATGGGACGGGGTGCAAAGCATCATCCTTCCTGCGATCACGCTTGGCCTGTACCAGATGACGCTGATTATGCGGCTGGTGCGGGCCGAGATGCTGGAGGTGCTCCGCGCCGACTACATCCGCTTTGCGCGCGCCCGTGGCCTAGGCGACCGCGCGATCAACTTCCGCCACGCGCTCAAGAACACCATGGTGCCGGTGATCACGGTGACGGGTCTGCAGCTTGGCTCCATCATCGCCTTCGCCATCATCACCGAGACGGTGTTCCAATGGCCCGGCGTCGGCCTGCTCTTCATCAATGCGATCCAGTTCGTCGATATCCCTGTCATGGCCGCGTACCTGATGCTGATCTCGGTCATGTTCGTGGCGATCAACCTGATCGTGGATTTGCTGTACGTGCTCATTGATCCGCGGCTGAGGGTAAGTTGA
- a CDS encoding ABC transporter permease produces the protein MTDTPDDIPAIPEARAQSRFVRAWDSDVGYAFRHSPVAMISAIVTLVLILAAVFAPLIAPHDPFNPATLNLLNGLTAPGVPSAFTGETFILGTDDQGRDVFSTILYGMRVSLFVGFAAVTFALVLGVTLGLIAAYVGGWTETIIMRIADIQLTFPSILVAMLIFGIAKGITPIEYRDQVAIAVLILAIGLSDWVQFARVVRGATLVEKNKEYVQAARLIGRSPFVIMARHILPNVLSPVLVIATISLALAIIAEATLSFLGVGAPPTEPSLGTLIRIGQTFLFSGNWWILVFPAATLLVLALSVNLLGDWLRDALNPRLR, from the coding sequence ATGACCGACACGCCAGACGATATTCCAGCCATCCCCGAGGCCCGCGCGCAGAGCCGGTTCGTCCGCGCATGGGACAGCGACGTGGGCTATGCCTTCCGCCACTCACCCGTTGCCATGATCTCGGCCATCGTGACGCTTGTGCTGATCCTCGCCGCTGTCTTCGCGCCGCTCATTGCACCCCATGACCCGTTCAACCCGGCCACGCTAAACCTGCTGAACGGCCTGACCGCCCCCGGTGTGCCCTCGGCCTTCACCGGAGAGACCTTCATCCTCGGCACCGACGATCAGGGCCGCGATGTCTTCTCGACCATCCTCTACGGCATGCGCGTCTCGCTTTTCGTGGGTTTCGCGGCCGTCACATTTGCGCTGGTGCTTGGCGTAACACTCGGCCTGATCGCGGCCTATGTGGGTGGCTGGACCGAGACGATCATCATGCGCATCGCCGATATCCAACTGACCTTCCCATCGATCCTTGTCGCCATGCTGATCTTCGGCATCGCCAAGGGGATCACGCCGATCGAATACCGCGATCAGGTGGCGATTGCGGTGCTGATCCTCGCCATCGGGCTTTCCGATTGGGTGCAGTTCGCCCGCGTTGTGCGAGGGGCCACGCTGGTCGAGAAAAACAAGGAGTACGTGCAGGCGGCGCGGCTCATCGGACGTTCACCGTTCGTCATCATGGCCCGCCACATCCTGCCCAATGTGCTTTCACCGGTCCTCGTCATCGCCACGATCTCTCTCGCGCTCGCCATCATCGCCGAAGCAACTCTCAGCTTCCTCGGCGTCGGCGCGCCGCCCACCGAGCCCTCCCTCGGTACCCTGATCCGTATCGGCCAGACGTTCCTGTTCTCTGGCAATTGGTGGATTCTGGTCTTCCCGGCGGCCACTCTGTTGGTGCTGGCGCTGAGCGTGAACCTGCTCGGAGACTGGCTCCGCGATGCGCTTAATCCGAGGTTGCGGTGA
- the pnuC gene encoding nicotinamide riboside transporter PnuC, giving the protein MLEFFWGMVGSRPVEWIAVACGILNVSLIIRRSIWNYPFGFAVVTLYFFIFWEYRLYSDALLQVYFFVIQIYGLYYWLNGRASDGRISVAPLSAGVFAGYLAATAVVWVIVASLMSTYTDAAAPYWDAAVAALSVTAQFLLSRRHLQSWYLWIAVDVLAIGLFYTRGLEPTAALYVVFLGLAITGLIQWRRAAALQA; this is encoded by the coding sequence ATGTTGGAGTTTTTCTGGGGCATGGTCGGTAGCCGGCCGGTTGAATGGATCGCCGTGGCGTGCGGGATCCTGAATGTCAGCCTCATCATTCGACGCTCGATCTGGAACTATCCGTTCGGTTTTGCAGTGGTGACGCTCTACTTCTTCATTTTCTGGGAATATCGCCTCTACAGCGATGCGTTGCTACAGGTCTATTTCTTCGTGATCCAGATCTATGGACTCTACTACTGGCTTAACGGACGCGCCTCAGATGGGCGGATCAGCGTCGCGCCACTGTCTGCCGGTGTGTTCGCAGGCTATCTTGCCGCAACAGCTGTAGTCTGGGTCATCGTGGCAAGTTTGATGTCGACTTACACGGACGCGGCAGCACCGTATTGGGACGCAGCCGTGGCGGCTCTCAGTGTGACGGCGCAGTTCTTGCTGTCCCGGCGGCACCTGCAAAGCTGGTACCTTTGGATTGCAGTCGATGTACTGGCCATTGGCCTTTTCTACACACGGGGGTTGGAGCCCACGGCGGCACTTTACGTTGTTTTCCTTGGCCTCGCGATTACCGGCCTGATCCAGTGGCGGCGGGCCGCGGCCTTGCAGGCATGA
- a CDS encoding ABC transporter ATP-binding protein, with protein sequence MSVLDIKNIHIDFPTSKGVVHAVTDVTLSVEKGRRIGFIGESGSGKTTTALAAMRMLANPGFVASGEVHLNSLEGDTNVLHLDEEGMRRVRLRKISYIPQGAMNSLNPVMRVEAQIWDAVVAHEGALEQTALQERSNTALEGVGLDPKVVGRLYPHELSGGMKQRVCIAIGTCLTPDLIIADEPTSALDVITQRHVMQTLREMQAKIGAGLILIGHDMGLMAQSVDDIAVLKKGVLVEFGPVRKIIENAEHPYTRELISSVPLVGGDSFLNAQAAPPKGEALDVPLLELDGVSKVYGAVTALHPMSFALDGEEPKIISIVGQSGSGKSTMGSLMLGFNDPTAGAVRFKGDDINRMNAGERLEFRKQVQAVFQDPYACFNPFYRVNHALKFPFENFGMQGDVDAEMHKACEAVGLDPSLVLGRYPHQLSGGQRQRLIVARALMLSPKLLIADEPVSMVDASLRATILANIHDLKDKHGISIIYITHDLATAYHVSDYVMVLYHGHVVEAGPPKEVIGDPQHAYTRLLIDSIPWPDLDRDWGDAGDARAALDALAEIGGTPETVYRGDIPGFTLRQG encoded by the coding sequence ATGAGCGTCCTCGACATCAAGAACATCCATATCGACTTCCCGACCTCCAAGGGCGTTGTTCATGCCGTCACCGATGTGACGCTGTCCGTCGAGAAGGGGCGCCGGATCGGGTTCATCGGTGAAAGCGGGTCGGGCAAGACCACGACCGCGCTGGCCGCGATGCGGATGCTGGCCAATCCGGGATTCGTTGCGAGTGGCGAGGTGCATCTGAATTCGTTGGAGGGTGACACAAACGTTCTGCACCTCGACGAGGAAGGGATGCGGCGGGTCCGTCTGCGCAAGATCAGCTACATCCCGCAGGGGGCGATGAACTCGCTTAACCCGGTCATGCGGGTGGAGGCGCAGATCTGGGATGCCGTTGTCGCCCATGAAGGGGCGTTGGAGCAGACGGCGCTGCAGGAGCGGTCCAATACGGCGCTTGAGGGTGTTGGGCTGGATCCAAAGGTCGTGGGGCGGCTGTATCCGCATGAGTTGAGCGGTGGCATGAAACAGCGTGTCTGTATCGCCATTGGCACCTGCCTGACACCGGACCTGATCATTGCGGATGAGCCGACCTCGGCGCTCGATGTCATCACGCAACGCCATGTCATGCAGACCTTGCGGGAGATGCAGGCGAAGATCGGTGCGGGCCTGATCCTGATCGGTCACGACATGGGGCTGATGGCGCAATCGGTCGATGACATCGCGGTGCTGAAAAAGGGCGTGCTGGTGGAATTCGGCCCGGTCCGAAAGATCATCGAGAATGCCGAACATCCCTACACGCGTGAGCTGATTTCATCGGTCCCGCTGGTCGGCGGAGACAGCTTTCTAAACGCGCAGGCTGCACCGCCCAAGGGTGAGGCGCTGGATGTGCCGCTGTTGGAGTTGGACGGTGTCAGCAAGGTCTACGGCGCGGTCACGGCGCTGCATCCGATGAGCTTCGCTCTGGACGGGGAGGAGCCAAAGATCATCTCCATCGTCGGGCAATCGGGGTCGGGCAAATCGACCATGGGCTCGCTCATGTTGGGGTTCAATGACCCGACGGCGGGTGCTGTGCGGTTCAAGGGCGACGACATCAACCGGATGAACGCGGGTGAGCGGCTGGAGTTTCGCAAGCAGGTGCAGGCGGTGTTCCAAGACCCCTATGCCTGTTTCAACCCGTTCTACCGGGTCAATCACGCTCTGAAATTCCCGTTTGAGAACTTTGGGATGCAGGGCGATGTTGACGCGGAAATGCACAAGGCCTGCGAAGCGGTGGGTCTTGATCCGTCGCTGGTTCTGGGTCGCTATCCGCACCAGCTTTCCGGCGGGCAGCGTCAGCGCCTGATCGTGGCGCGGGCCCTGATGCTATCGCCCAAGCTGTTGATCGCGGATGAGCCTGTGTCGATGGTGGATGCCAGCCTGCGGGCCACGATCCTCGCCAATATCCACGACCTCAAGGACAAGCACGGGATTTCGATCATCTACATCACCCATGACCTGGCGACGGCCTATCATGTGAGTGACTACGTGATGGTTCTCTACCACGGTCATGTGGTCGAAGCCGGGCCGCCTAAAGAAGTGATCGGCGATCCGCAGCATGCCTACACGCGGCTTTTGATCGACTCGATCCCATGGCCCGACCTGGATCGCGACTGGGGCGATGCGGGCGATGCGCGCGCGGCCTTAGACGCGCTGGCTGAGATCGGCGGCACGCCCGAGACGGTCTATCGCGGGGATATCCCCGGTTTCACGTTGAGGCAGGGCTGA